The Xyrauchen texanus isolate HMW12.3.18 chromosome 19, RBS_HiC_50CHRs, whole genome shotgun sequence genome segment TTACACTGGCAACAAACTATAGTCATCAAGGACTCATAATCGAATGACAGGTAAGAACGGTGGTTTTAAAGGATATCACCAATGAGAGGTGAGCATGTATATGAGTGGGACTTCACGTGCCAAGCGCCTGTCCTCAATTGTAATTATTCACAAATTATACATGTACAATTATGTATGATTATTTTGATGATATACCTTACCAAAGTTCAGTAAAATATAGCTGGTAAGTCTGTTAAAAAAATGTCagctttctctcactctctctctcctcgcataCCCTAAAATACAGCCAATCTTAATTTCAATCAAACATATCGATATCTATATAGTAATAAAGTAATATATTGGACATcagatgtaataaaaaaaatgttaaacattttgGTACCTATTGGGTTAACAGATAAAGGCTAAAGATTGGCTAAAtttgctatacaagttcagggctAAATGTCGTTAAAATCAGATAagcaaacaaaaaggaaaatatagGGACAAACCAACCAACCCAGTGAAAGATAAGAAAAACTTGAAAATGGAAACTGCTctgtccaaaaaataaaaaagaataataattatatatatatatatatatatatatatatatatatatatatatatatatatatatatatatatatattgttttttttggaCAGCAGTTTCCATTTTCTAATAAGCTGCAGATGCGTAACGCCAAGGCAAATTAAATTTTCATTACTCATttatatataaagttgattgtaaATGTCACTGTTATCTCATTACTCGATACTGATTAAGTGTTTGAGATAGACAGACCCACTTGTCAatagagctgctgataaaaacaaaacaaaacaaaaaacaggctgAAGACTATTTCGGAGGTAGGGTTTATTAGGccacaaatatttaataataataataataataataatacacagaaAGACAGAATAAGTTGAGAACGCTAATGCCACAAAAGTATGGCCAAGGCctataaaataaatcattttattttataaatgacataaaaatagttacaaataatAATCAGAGTAATTTACATTTGTTACTGTTAAGTAGCAAATGAGATGTTTAAACCATTTGCAGGATTATATGAACTATATGTAGGCTAAAATTGACAACTGCAAACTGAAGGAATAGGAAGAACAGCGATAGTCAGCAACGATGATGATGACGACGACTATGGACGACGCCACAGCTTAATAAATGTCTATTAGCCTAAGAATCTTTAAAGAGTTCAATGGCACCAGTTTCCAGGTAATTCTACAtattaagtaaaaatgtaataatataggCATGCCTATCACAGTCTAGTCAAAGTGGCCAGGAGATGCCCGTGGCATTATTCTGACGAAACATTGCTATTTGATTACCCCAAATAATCGGTCGGTAAAGCTTGAAATTAATAAGCTACATGCAATCATATGTGCCCTGTCAGCAATAATGTATGAGCCAATACGCCATGGTCCAAAGTAAAAAAGCATACATCTTAGCCTCCTTGAGTTAAGGTCCCTTGCCCTCATTTGCCCTTTAGTCTGTACCATCAGTGTTCTGCTGTGACGAAGTTAAGAGAACTAATTGAACAATTATTTGCATAAAGCATGGTACGTCCTTAAGAACATCTCGCTTTAAGCCACGCCTTGACCGTGAATAGCCAACAGTATATGCTGCATAATATATATTAAGCAAGTTACAaactatacatattatatacaggGTAATGTATAAAACGTAAGTCGACTGTGAAACCTAAAAAAAATCGCCGTAAAAGCCGGTACAACATACTCGTGTGCTGGTATAAGAGAGAGGgagtaagagagagagggaataaAGAAAAAGGGAGCAGAAAGGAAGGGGAGACAGAACagagagagatgatgagaatAAATGGATATCTCGGCTATTTTGCTAGCAGTCAACTTTAAAAGTTGTGTGAATTTTAAAAACGCattatgattctttttttttttctttggtaaAATGATGTGAAGAGACAAAAGCGAATCTGTGCATGCGCTATTcaaataaacaagtaaattaaCCATTAAAAATGTACTACTAgttattagcttttttttttattaattaactgTGGTAAATGAGAAAATACTCAAACAAATTCAAATGCCTTTAGGTTTAAGTTATTTTACGTCTTTACTGCCTAGACTACATTATTTCAATGTTTACCTAAATCAACATACAATCAACATACAATAGGCCTACACTTATATAATGTAGGGTATGAACTAAAAACATATCATGAAACACTCACCTTAAAACAATTAAACTATGCTTTTCTCGTAGAATACATGTGCTGAAATGGAAAGCGTGATAGCTGGGAGTAGCGCAGACTGAGAGACTGGTttaaagatttttgttttttaatctctATAATATAAAAGGGATCTCCTTTCGTGGGAAGACTGAGGGGGAGAGGGAACGTAAAATGGCTTTATATAAAAAGCGCTGCTTGAAGCACTCATCGCGTCTCTGAACTTGATTAGATTTTATGTGTCCTGCAGCGAGTCCCCGCAACCCCGTGAAAGTTCCTCAATAGGGAAAACTTTTGGCGACCTGAAAACAATAATCCTCTGGATAGTATAATTACTACCATCttgctttctctctttttcttgcgTTCTTCAGCCTAGTGTGTTCAAAATATAACATTCTTTCCAGTGGctgaaaaacacaaatacaaaaaaattcaaatggaTGCATAGTTTTATCAtatataatggatggatggatggatggatagatccaAAGATTATTagacaatttaattaaaatatattattattagttatggtacttttcttaatttgtattattattattattattttatgctttaataaGGCTCGGCAAACGTGTATTTCGTGAGACTAATTGTCGAGAAACTCCTGAAAGTTTATGTAACAGCTTGACGTGCTAAGCACGGAAAATAAACAAGCATTTCTTACTGAACCGAAATAAAGTCCCGTTGCTTTACCTGCAAATAATGCCAGCACCAACCAATCAGATCTACTCACTGAAACGCACTGCCATTTTCAATACTAAACCTTGCCAATCAACGAACATGTAGCCAATTAACTCCCTTCGTTGTGGTCACGTGACCATGAAGGAGCTGCGCAGTCATTGGACAGCGTAGAGCTGCCTCCCGAGCTCATTTATGTGCAAGGAGTGAGTGATTGACTTTATCAGTCCAAGGACATCATTCGTCTGGAAAGGGGGGGAAGTTTGATCCTCTTTCTAACGGATCCCAGTTACGGGAGTTTTTCTCCCGTTTACAGAGACCCGGGATTATTATTTCGTTTTTCactttagatgttttttttattcaggcTTAAGTGAAATTGTAGCCTACCGTTTATCCCACTTCACTCCACTAACCTggggtttgatttttttttttcacttgctttTCTATATTGAGCCCGATGACTATGCTCCTTGATAGCGGTCCTCAGTTCCCGTCACTAGGAGTAGGGGGATTCGGAACGCCGAGACACCATGAGTTGGGAAATCGAGACCCCGGACTGGGGCTCAATCCCTTCGCAGATTCATCTCATTCGGCAGCTTTCAAGATAAATCCCGTTACTCATGATATCGCCTCCAGCCAGACATCAGCGTTCACCCCGCAAGCTACCGGATACGCAGCTGCGCTCGGACACCATCACGGAGGGCAAGTTGGTTCTTACGCCGGTGGAGCATTCAATTCGACCAGGGACTTTCTCTTCAGAAACAGGGGCGCTGGCATCGGAGAGACCGCAGCGCCCAGTGCCCAGCACGGAATCTTTGCCGCCTCTGCTGGGAGTCTACACGGGCCCCCTGGAATTTCGGACAACCCGGGACATCTGTTGTTTCCTGGACTTCACGACCAGAGCGTGAGCCACACTTCACCTGGAGGACATGTTGTAAACAGTCAAATGCACCTGGGTTTACGCGGGGACATTTTTGGACGCCCAGATCCGTATCGACCTGTGGCGAGCCCTCGTGCGGATCCTTACGGCACCGCTCAGCTACATAACTACAACCATCCCATCAATATGAACATGGGGATGAACATGCCCACACATCACGGTCCGGGGGCCTTCTTCAGATACATGCGGCAGACTATTAAGCAAGAAATGTCTTGTAAGTGGATAGATGAGAATCAGATGAACAGACCCAAAAAGACTTGTGACAGAACTTTCAGCACAATGCATGAAATGGTGACACATGTTTCAATGGAACACGTTGGCGGCCCAGAGCAGAGTAACCACATTTGCTATTGGGAGGATTGCCCGAGAGAAGGGAAATCCTTTAAGGCCAAATACAAACTAGTAAATCACATCCGAGTGCACACCGGAGAGAAACCGTTCCCTTGTCCGTTCCCTGGTTGTGGGAAAATTTTTGCAAGATCAGAAAATCTAAAAATTCACAAAAGGACTCACACAGGTAGGCCCCTAAGCCATTTTCCTACTTGTTTACTTTTGCTATTATTattcactgttttgttttttgcaacccACAGACTTTAGGGAAAATGGTTTGTTTAATAATGTGCCAGAGGTGGGAATTAGTATACTACACTGTTCCTTGATATATGCAACGAAGTGAGTTAATTTGCTTTTTAATTAGTATTGAcgttaattcatttaaaattgaaaaaaaagttGGCCACAACTTCTTTATTGAAGTTTTGCATAATTAAATCCGCTGATAAGTAATATGTTTACAGACTTACTAATTTTGCTTGCACGACCCCTATTAAGGGAACTGTGAAGGAATTTGTGTTGTTTCTTTTTCCTTCTTTtggcgttttttttttcttccataattATATATAGGCTACACAACTCTTTGAGGAGATGAATAGCAAACCGAAATATTAACATGCAAAGTTGCATGTCTGGTTTCAGAGAATTTGTCAATTGGGCAGTCCTCTTGCCTTTGTAAATCTATTCCTCATGCTTGTGGCCTAAAATTAGTAAAAGCATGGGATTTGTGTATTACGAAAGCTGTGAATAGGCTACCAggaaaaaatgctaaacatttgtCCGGGGAAGTCTGCATTTAGTCTGATGGCTGGAGTTATGCCTAAATGACTGACCCCTTTTGAGATTCGCATGTAATATAAAGAAAGCTGTTGAGCAGTCTAGATGGTTTCACTTGGCAGTGAGGAAACGTGTCTGCCAATTGTTCAGCcatttcaattaca includes the following:
- the LOC127660192 gene encoding zinc finger protein ZIC 3-like, with protein sequence MTMLLDSGPQFPSLGVGGFGTPRHHELGNRDPGLGLNPFADSSHSAAFKINPVTHDIASSQTSAFTPQATGYAAALGHHHGGQVGSYAGGAFNSTRDFLFRNRGAGIGETAAPSAQHGIFAASAGSLHGPPGISDNPGHLLFPGLHDQSVSHTSPGGHVVNSQMHLGLRGDIFGRPDPYRPVASPRADPYGTAQLHNYNHPINMNMGMNMPTHHGPGAFFRYMRQTIKQEMSCKWIDENQMNRPKKTCDRTFSTMHEMVTHVSMEHVGGPEQSNHICYWEDCPREGKSFKAKYKLVNHIRVHTGEKPFPCPFPGCGKIFARSENLKIHKRTHTGEKPFKCEFEGCDRRFANSSDRKKHMHVHTSDKPYICKVCDKSYTHPSSLRKHMKVHDSQGSESSPAASSGYESSTPPVLVSANTEDPTKTPTSAVQNASAHSDGLPPNFNEWYV